The Musa acuminata AAA Group cultivar baxijiao chromosome BXJ2-5, Cavendish_Baxijiao_AAA, whole genome shotgun sequence genomic interval TTTCCAGTATTTCATGAAGAGGCCTGTTAAATGAATAGGAGCAGTTTCAATGGTTGGAGTATGGGGTGAAATTTTGGACGCCATGGTATGAGTTGCAAGATATCTCCACAGAGATGCCAAGATCCTTCCGTGAGGAGACGGGCGGCCTCCGTTTCAGAGTTAAACCGAAAGAAGAAAAAGCTTCTAAAGACCATAAGAATCGAAAGAGAGGGTGGTCTTCCATGAAATTTACTGATCAAACAGGAAGACCATAGTTGGAGTTTTTGTTCTTCATATCTGACAGAGTTTGAGGAAGAAGACTTGATCAGATATATTGGTGATGATATTTATGAAGCAGTGGAGTTATTCTTGACAGGATCAAGGGGTTTGGAAGAAACATCAGAGGAAGGGGTAACAGATGGGGGGAGTGAGGAGTCGTCTCTCATCTTAAGGATGTTTCAAGAAtcttaaatttctttttttttattatatgcaTTTCCGCTAGCTTCTAAATCTACAGATCCAATGACATTTGGGACCAAGGCCTGCCGCAATGTAGGAGAAGAAGCCAATAAAGATTGGCGATACCATGCAGGTACCACATGGTAGAGAGAGTCTGCTTGTGGATTCTGTAGCTTGCAAAGATAGAGAGAGCAaaccttcctcttcttttctaCTCCGAATTGCAGAATGCATGCTTGGTTTGAAACCTGCCTAACATCAGCCAAGTAGTGGCTCCTTTAAACTGGAGAAGACAGGAAGAAGCACAGCATGCATGCATGTGTAAAAGGCCCTTCAGATTCTCATTGAAGTTGTTCCTCAACAGATGCTACTGTGGAAAGTAATAGTAGAATGCATTTCAAATATGTTACAGGGGGGTTATCAGCATACTTCGTTGAGACATGTacaagagagagtgagagagaacaATGTTGGGAATCCTAAATTAAGCATGTGAATTGCTGCTGAAGTAAGGGGAAATATACTTGAGATATGAATAATTTCACTTTTGATATGTTACACAAGCATCTACAGAACTTGTAGTGAGGACCCTCCCTTTATGTGACTAGTAATAGCTGAAACTTTTCCTCTTCAACTTTCTGCGTGCATCAAAACGTATTATTGGACTTCAAGAACCGGCACTTTCATGTATTCTCGGTACTTTTACATAAGAAATACGTTAGAGAAAAACATGCGAGAAGGCGAATTCAACTCAGCAATGACGCAGCAAAAGAATATGAAGAAGATCCAAACAAAGCAGTATGGTTGTGCTTGGTCCACTCTATAGAGCAAACACGCGCGTGCAAGCCATCAACTAGGCAGGAATCGAAGGCCCACCCTACCCAAGACTTTGATCAAAGAGAACCCATGGCGTAGGGACGACAAGAACAGCGGCAATATCGCCTCACTCGTTGCCTATAAATTCACACCAAACTGAAGAACAAATAACCAAACTACCAAGTAGCTGCTTGCGAGTTCTCAAAGCAAGCTTGCAGCTTCCTACGTCTGCAACAATCCACCACAATGGCTTTGGCTTCCAGGGCTTCCCTTCTTCTAGGGCTCATGATTGTTGCAGTGGTTGCACCCGTGGCGATAGCCCAGCTCGGGAACATCATCGTCAGTGGCACTGTGCCATGCAGCACAAGCACCACCACTGTTACAGCAGCAACACCGGTGTTTCCAAGTAAGGCTTTATCAGTGGTATACGTACTTGAGCCTCAGTGTTTCTTCTCCCACATAACACTCCCACCCTAAACTTTGTGCTTAGTCTTCTCTAAGATACCTCATAATCATTCTTCCTCATTCCTTTACCATACCAACACTGTCTACTGCTCCCATATATGCACTCAGAATTTCTCATTTGAGCATATTTCTCTGAGTTAATAAACTGAAAAATGAGCCTCATGGACTATTACTTGCACTATAGCAGTAACAGCTCACTGTAGGGCCTTGATAAATGTTAGCTTCTTTAAACCAATAATGATTGGACTAGATTGTCAAAAAGACTCAATCTATGTGTCATGCAATTGAATAACGGGTGTTGTGTCAGAACTCAAACCTAAACAAACTCCGAGAGTTTCCTAAGCATCTTGGTGTCGATTGCAGATGCCACTGTGCTGCTACAGTGTGGGAGCAATGTCATATCCAGCGCAATCACGAACAGCAACGGAGTGTTTACTATGCTGGTGAATCCAGTGAACTCATTGCTCGCGCTGTTGAATAGCTGCAAGCTGGTCATCCCCACTCCTCTCTCCACCTGCAACACGTCGCTCCCGTCTACTGGGATCCTGCAGTCCTCCTTGCAGCTACTCTCAGGTGGACTCCTCGGAGGAATTCTCGGCGGCATCTTGAATTTGGTCCCCACTCTTTTCACCTTGGTTGGGAATCTCGGCTAAGAAGATGATGACCACTGGAGCCATATaccgaagatatatatatatatatatatatacactatgGAATCCATCGTATAAACTTGTACCATCCTCAAGTTTATCGACCGAACCATGCACTAGAATACCATGTATCTGTCATCCTTGTATTGGTGCTGAAACTTTTATCGCCATATATATTTTCTCcatataaatgaataaaataattatatagctTTCAAGTGTATAATTGACTACTCGAGCATTCTGTTCGACATTATCGAAGGTTCTCTTTCCTGTAAACTCTGAGAAACCTCAGTTAATCTTAGAGTAATAAACCGGTGGAAGCAATGCTGGAAAACTTTCGAGGTTCCAAAGGGCATCAtccagaaataatttatattgctCTTTTAATGGCAGTGAAGAAGTTGCTTCGACATTTTGGATATACAACAATGACTTGTACATGTTCTTAAAGGACTTCTATTTGGGTGGATTGATCTGAATCCGATCGGAGCCCATTCTCAGAACCAATATTAGGTTTTCTATTAATCTGAGATGGTGGCAAGCTTTTAGAAATCTGAGTTGATTGATCGGATCAAATAAAAAATTTGTGTGGTTCTGATTCGGATTTGCTCAAATATGAATTCGATCCAAACAATCAACTCAAATAAACTAAAATCTAAATACTATCTCAGAACAATAAAAGCTAATTAGTCACTTGCTATTTAATGAAAGAACGTCTTTTGTGTTTGCACCTCTTTTCAGATTTTTGCGAAGAACATATTTGTCCCTACGAGCTATAATCTTGCTTGTATCCCTCCAAATATTTAAATCCTCTCGAAACCCCTGTCAGAACATTATTAATCATGATTACAATTAGTTAACTTGAGCTTACCTAAATTTTTATTCTAATCGATTAATTTACTTTTATTCTATATTGATCTTGACAAATAAATAGACATTGTAAGAACTCCAACAATGATCGGAAGAGCTGGGGAATTAATTATAATGCACAAGAATTGGCGTCCACGGAGAAACCACCCAATCTAATAGCTCTAgacattattaatatatatatatatatatgaattattaGCTTTTATACATGAATTATTAGTTTTTATAATAGAACGAGGAGTTTAGGCTTTTTTTTCGTTTTGtgtatatttttcgaaaaataaaaactt includes:
- the LOC135611823 gene encoding phylloplanin-like gives rise to the protein MALASRASLLLGLMIVAVVAPVAIAQLGNIIVSGTVPCSTSTTTVTAATPVFPNATVLLQCGSNVISSAITNSNGVFTMLVNPVNSLLALLNSCKLVIPTPLSTCNTSLPSTGILQSSLQLLSGGLLGGILGGILNLVPTLFTLVGNLG